A single window of Cryptosporangium minutisporangium DNA harbors:
- the flgB gene encoding flagellar basal body rod protein FlgB, producing MFESVTSTVLKTALDGLAMRQRVTADNIANINTPQFLAGRVQFEDALRQAVEAGQGFNGETRAQISRAALADQATQPSLARSLEPTRTDGNNVNLDRETISNIDTQLRYSLMIRAMDDQYGGIRTVAASGG from the coding sequence GTGTTCGAATCGGTCACGTCCACCGTGCTCAAGACCGCCCTGGACGGTCTGGCGATGCGGCAGCGCGTCACGGCCGACAACATCGCCAACATCAACACACCGCAGTTCCTCGCCGGACGTGTCCAGTTCGAGGACGCCCTGCGCCAGGCCGTCGAGGCCGGACAGGGGTTCAACGGCGAGACGCGGGCGCAGATCAGCCGGGCCGCGCTGGCCGACCAGGCGACACAGCCGTCGCTGGCCCGCTCGCTGGAGCCGACCCGCACCGACGGCAACAACGTCAACCTCGACCGCGAAACCATCTCCAACATCGACACCCAGCTGCGCTACTCGCTGATGATCCGCGCGATGGACGACCAGTACGGCGGCATCCGCACGGTGGCGGCGAGCGGCGGCTGA
- the fliS gene encoding flagellar export chaperone FliS, producing the protein MSYPAGAMRARYLADSINTASPAKLLVMLYDRLVLDITQGEEAIREGNRAVASERLMHAQDIIGELLATLDLTAWEGADNVAALYRWMMQELVQANIKQDAGKAASTRDLASELRDAWREAAMAVGSA; encoded by the coding sequence ATGAGCTACCCCGCAGGTGCGATGCGCGCCCGCTACCTGGCCGACAGTATCAACACCGCGTCGCCGGCCAAGCTGCTGGTGATGCTCTACGACCGGCTCGTCCTCGACATCACCCAGGGCGAGGAAGCCATCCGGGAGGGCAACCGGGCGGTCGCCTCCGAGCGGCTGATGCACGCCCAGGACATCATCGGCGAACTGCTCGCCACGCTCGACCTCACCGCGTGGGAGGGCGCCGACAACGTGGCCGCGCTCTACCGCTGGATGATGCAGGAACTCGTGCAGGCGAACATCAAGCAGGACGCCGGGAAAGCGGCGTCGACGCGTGACCTGGCGAGCGAGCTCCGGGACGCCTGGCGCGAGGCCGCGATGGCCGTCGGGTCGGCCTGA